Proteins encoded in a region of the Anoxybacillus amylolyticus genome:
- a CDS encoding 5-oxoprolinase subunit C family protein, with translation MAIRVIDGGFLTTVQDLGRWGFQKDGVSVGGVMDTFASRIANFLVGNEGHEATLEITMVGPTLHFAIETIVAICGGDFSCTLNEKPVSLWRPVRIHAGDVLKIGACRQGYRGYIAIAGGWSVPLVMNSRSTDRKAAIGGYNGRPLEKGDEFFLPAIVHLFSLHWGIPYWAWSYIKGKQKTVRVVEGPEYSMFTPESREQFFSSMYEVTTSSDRMGYRLYGKKLEKYNTREMVSEAVTFGTVQVPPSGQPIVLMADRQTTGGYPRIVQVIAVDLPILAQARPGEYIQFQRTTWQEAEQFYVQHEHDIQRWKMMIKHKWGEVRGAY, from the coding sequence ATGGCGATTCGTGTCATTGATGGAGGATTTTTAACAACTGTGCAAGATTTAGGACGGTGGGGGTTTCAAAAAGATGGAGTATCTGTTGGAGGGGTGATGGATACATTTGCGAGCCGTATCGCGAATTTTTTAGTTGGCAACGAAGGACATGAAGCGACGTTAGAAATCACAATGGTCGGTCCAACACTTCATTTTGCCATCGAAACAATTGTCGCGATTTGTGGTGGAGATTTTTCTTGTACGCTAAACGAAAAGCCTGTTTCGCTCTGGAGACCAGTCCGCATTCATGCAGGGGATGTGTTGAAAATCGGTGCCTGCCGGCAAGGATATCGAGGATATATCGCGATAGCAGGAGGATGGTCAGTTCCGCTCGTGATGAACAGCCGTTCGACGGATAGAAAAGCAGCAATTGGTGGCTACAACGGGCGACCGCTCGAAAAAGGAGACGAATTTTTTCTTCCCGCCATTGTCCACTTGTTTTCGTTACATTGGGGCATTCCGTACTGGGCGTGGTCGTATATAAAAGGGAAGCAAAAAACAGTACGCGTCGTGGAAGGACCGGAGTATTCGATGTTTACGCCGGAAAGCAGGGAACAATTTTTTTCGTCGATGTATGAAGTGACCACAAGTTCTGACCGGATGGGGTATCGATTGTACGGAAAAAAACTAGAAAAATACAATACTCGTGAGATGGTGTCAGAAGCGGTCACGTTTGGCACAGTTCAAGTGCCCCCATCTGGGCAGCCGATTGTGTTAATGGCAGATCGGCAAACGACGGGTGGCTATCCGCGCATTGTGCAAGTCATCGCAGTTGATTTGCCGATTTTAGCGCAAGCGCGTCCAGGGGAATACATTCAGTTTCAACGAACGACATGGCAGGAAGCAGAACAGTTCTACGTTCAACACGAGCACGATATACAAAGATGGAAAATGATGATTAAGCATAAATGGGGGGAAGTTCGTGGCGCGTATTGA
- a CDS encoding alpha/beta hydrolase encodes MQIQVERQRKTKKWLVPSLIGVLLLAAIVCVAISIYVGWNLTHKERKAVVETPKAYGMAYENVTFTSKDGGLKLKGWVIEPTKQAKMTVIFSHGYGGNRYEPNVPFLPIAKALINEGYRVIMFDFRASGESEGDMTTIGAKEKYDLLGVIDYAKQHYSEPIVLYGVSMGAATSILAAGMDQDVKAVIADSPFSDLEGYLRTYMPVWTHLPNVPFTYLIITLIPMLTDLNPAESVPMKAVDAIAPRPILFIHSKADPSIPYEESVNMYNKHPDVFELWLTDKAKHVKSFAMYKEEYIQHMLTFLEKVQK; translated from the coding sequence ATGCAAATCCAGGTAGAAAGGCAACGAAAGACAAAAAAGTGGCTTGTTCCATCGCTGATTGGTGTATTGTTGCTTGCGGCGATCGTGTGTGTTGCCATTTCGATTTACGTCGGTTGGAATTTGACGCATAAGGAGCGAAAAGCTGTTGTAGAGACGCCAAAAGCTTATGGAATGGCTTATGAAAATGTCACGTTTACAAGCAAAGATGGCGGATTAAAGCTCAAAGGGTGGGTGATTGAGCCAACGAAACAAGCAAAAATGACCGTTATTTTTTCGCATGGCTACGGCGGCAATCGCTATGAGCCAAACGTCCCATTTTTACCAATCGCTAAAGCACTAATAAACGAAGGATATCGTGTCATCATGTTTGATTTCCGCGCCAGCGGTGAATCAGAAGGAGACATGACAACGATTGGTGCCAAAGAAAAATACGATTTGCTTGGTGTCATTGACTATGCGAAACAACACTATTCCGAACCGATCGTTCTTTACGGGGTGTCAATGGGAGCGGCAACCTCGATTTTAGCAGCAGGTATGGATCAAGACGTCAAAGCAGTCATTGCTGACAGCCCGTTTAGCGATTTAGAAGGATATTTGCGGACGTATATGCCAGTATGGACGCACTTACCGAACGTTCCGTTTACTTACTTAATTATTACCCTCATTCCAATGTTAACAGATTTAAACCCAGCTGAGTCAGTTCCAATGAAAGCCGTCGATGCGATTGCTCCACGTCCGATTTTATTTATTCACAGCAAAGCCGACCCGTCCATCCCATATGAAGAAAGCGTGAACATGTACAACAAACATCCAGACGTATTTGAACTTTGGCTCACTGACAAAGCAAAGCATGTGAAAAGTTTTGCGATGTATAAAGAGGAATACATTCAGCACATGTTAACATTTTTAGAAAAAGTGCAAAAATAA
- a CDS encoding LamB/YcsF family protein, with protein MARIDLNGDMGESFGVYRLGNDEAMMDYLTSVNIACGFHAGDPLVMRKTVQMAIKKGVAIGAHPGFPDLFGFGRRAMSITREEAYAYVVYQIGALLAFVRAEGGKMTHVKPHGALYNLAAKDVSLAEAIAQAVYDVDPTLILYGLAGSQLIAAGKKVGLRTASEVFADRTYQRDGSLTPRNAPQSLITDEQEAVAQVIKMVNEGYVRTLEGIDVPIEAETVCIHGDGPNALAFAKTLYEALQQEGIDIRSLA; from the coding sequence GTGGCGCGTATTGACTTGAATGGCGATATGGGGGAAAGTTTTGGGGTTTATCGACTTGGTAACGACGAAGCAATGATGGATTACTTGACGTCGGTCAATATCGCTTGCGGGTTTCATGCGGGCGATCCGCTTGTAATGCGCAAAACGGTACAAATGGCGATAAAGAAAGGGGTAGCGATTGGCGCACATCCAGGGTTTCCTGATTTGTTTGGGTTTGGAAGACGAGCAATGAGCATTACACGAGAAGAGGCATATGCGTACGTTGTCTACCAAATCGGCGCGCTATTAGCATTTGTCCGTGCGGAAGGTGGAAAAATGACGCACGTTAAGCCGCATGGGGCATTATATAATTTGGCGGCAAAAGATGTATCGCTTGCCGAAGCGATTGCTCAAGCAGTATACGACGTCGATCCGACACTCATTTTATATGGATTGGCTGGAAGTCAACTAATTGCCGCCGGAAAGAAGGTCGGATTGCGAACCGCAAGCGAAGTATTTGCTGATCGGACGTATCAACGCGACGGCTCGTTAACGCCAAGAAATGCTCCGCAATCGCTTATTACAGACGAACAAGAAGCCGTCGCCCAAGTGATAAAAATGGTGAACGAAGGATATGTTCGCACACTAGAAGGAATTGATGTTCCTATCGAAGCAGAAACAGTTTGTATTCATGGCGATGGGCCGAACGCATTAGCGTTTGCGAAAACATTGTATGAAGCATTGCAGCAAGAAGGGATTGACATCCGATCACTTGCGTAA
- a CDS encoding NAD(P)H-hydrate dehydratase yields the protein MRVVTASEMYAIDRYTIEKVGISEDTLMENAGQAIATILRERFDKTARIAILAGSGNNGGDGVVTARVLKSEGYNVDLWLIPSSEKMKGAAKRALDIYQHAGYEAKSYIEHSLSLERYDVIVDALLGIGVKGEVRSPYKEIIQEVNNIDSLTVYAIDLPSGIPADGGEVEIAIQADVTMTVQYPKLSAYTFPTADYYGELVVVDIGIPPRALEIASFCQLWTEADVKQTLPVRKRSSHKGTYGKALIIGGSRPMPGAITLTAKAALRSGAGLLTMAVPDDIYPVVANRIPEAMLFPCQTETGYFAGAIDFASLDVDAIAIGPGMGRTAGTNQIVQATLAQDVPVVLDADALFFWKEYAFLLKTRTKPTVITPHPGELARMLQLSIQEVEKHRFTLSKQLATDYGIYVVLKGPYTIVTTPDGKQYINATGNPALAKGGSGDVLTGIIVAFLMQHDSIQTAVSNAVFVHGKAADWLVQHGHSPHSVLATDVIDALPSILFELRERPQ from the coding sequence ATGCGAGTCGTGACGGCTTCGGAAATGTATGCGATCGACCGATATACAATCGAAAAAGTAGGCATTAGCGAAGATACGTTAATGGAAAACGCAGGACAAGCTATCGCAACTATATTGCGTGAGCGTTTCGATAAAACCGCTCGAATTGCAATATTAGCTGGAAGTGGCAATAACGGCGGCGATGGTGTTGTCACTGCTCGCGTGTTAAAAAGCGAAGGCTACAACGTTGATTTATGGCTTATTCCATCAAGCGAAAAAATGAAAGGCGCGGCAAAACGAGCGCTAGATATCTATCAACATGCCGGATATGAAGCAAAAAGTTACATAGAACATTCATTATCATTAGAACGCTATGATGTAATTGTTGACGCATTGCTTGGCATTGGGGTGAAAGGAGAAGTGAGGTCTCCGTATAAAGAAATCATCCAAGAAGTTAATAATATCGACTCATTAACAGTATACGCCATTGACCTTCCAAGCGGTATTCCAGCCGATGGAGGAGAAGTTGAAATAGCCATTCAAGCAGACGTTACGATGACGGTTCAATATCCGAAACTGAGTGCCTATACGTTCCCAACCGCTGATTATTATGGGGAATTAGTCGTTGTTGATATCGGTATCCCACCGCGTGCATTAGAAATCGCTTCGTTTTGCCAACTTTGGACAGAAGCGGACGTCAAGCAGACGTTACCGGTGAGAAAACGCTCCTCTCACAAAGGAACGTATGGAAAAGCGCTTATTATTGGCGGCTCACGCCCGATGCCGGGAGCGATTACGCTAACAGCGAAAGCGGCGCTCCGAAGTGGGGCGGGACTATTGACGATGGCGGTCCCAGACGATATTTATCCGGTAGTTGCAAATCGAATACCGGAAGCGATGCTTTTTCCTTGCCAGACGGAAACCGGTTATTTTGCGGGGGCGATTGACTTTGCTTCATTGGATGTCGATGCGATTGCTATCGGGCCAGGGATGGGACGAACAGCGGGAACGAACCAAATAGTACAAGCAACACTAGCGCAAGATGTACCGGTTGTTCTTGATGCGGATGCACTCTTTTTCTGGAAAGAGTATGCTTTCCTTTTAAAAACGCGAACAAAACCAACGGTCATTACACCGCACCCTGGAGAACTCGCGCGCATGCTTCAATTATCGATTCAAGAGGTGGAAAAGCACCGCTTCACACTAAGTAAGCAACTTGCGACAGACTACGGAATCTATGTCGTCTTAAAAGGACCATATACGATTGTGACTACACCGGATGGAAAGCAATACATCAATGCGACCGGCAACCCAGCGCTTGCCAAAGGCGGAAGCGGTGATGTGCTAACGGGAATCATCGTCGCCTTTTTGATGCAGCATGATTCCATCCAAACAGCCGTCAGCAACGCCGTCTTCGTTCATGGAAAAGCGGCGGATTGGCTCGTACAGCATGGACATTCACCGCATAGCGTACTTGCTACTGATGTCATCGATGCGCTTCCATCCATTTTGTTCGAGCTAAGGGAGCGTCCACAATGA
- the pxpB gene encoding 5-oxoprolinase subunit PxpB — protein sequence MIFPLSEYALTVRFSEEISEAANDKAHQFARWLEKQLIKGIVEVVPTFSSVTIYYDPLVLGTYEHVRNQTKRWLEQMERTIQPKARTVVIPVCYGGDFGPDLSEVARYHGMSKEDVVRLHAEAVYKVYMIGFSPGFAYLGGLPLELATPRRATPRHTVPAGSVGIAGTQTGVYPLSTPGGWQIIGRTPLSLFRPTHPQPSLLRAGDIVRFQPMTENEYRMWKNDGDSCH from the coding sequence ATGATTTTCCCGTTAAGCGAATACGCCCTAACGGTTCGTTTTTCTGAGGAAATTAGCGAGGCGGCAAATGATAAAGCGCATCAATTTGCCCGTTGGCTTGAAAAACAATTAATCAAGGGGATCGTGGAAGTCGTGCCGACTTTTTCTTCGGTAACGATTTATTATGACCCGCTTGTGCTCGGAACGTATGAACACGTACGCAATCAAACAAAACGATGGCTAGAACAAATGGAACGAACGATACAACCGAAGGCGCGAACGGTGGTTATTCCTGTTTGTTATGGCGGGGACTTCGGACCGGACTTGTCCGAAGTAGCGAGATATCATGGAATGAGCAAAGAAGACGTGGTGCGGCTTCATGCAGAAGCGGTCTATAAAGTATATATGATTGGTTTTTCCCCGGGATTTGCTTATTTAGGAGGGCTGCCTTTGGAACTTGCAACCCCGCGCCGCGCAACCCCGCGTCACACCGTTCCTGCTGGGTCGGTCGGAATCGCTGGGACACAAACTGGCGTTTATCCGCTTTCAACACCAGGCGGATGGCAAATCATCGGGAGAACGCCGCTTTCGTTGTTCCGTCCCACCCATCCCCAACCGAGTTTATTGCGTGCAGGAGATATCGTACGTTTTCAACCGATGACCGAAAATGAATATAGGATGTGGAAAAACGATGGCGATTCGTGTCATTGA
- a CDS encoding DUF6044 family protein, translating into MPVIEKRLLFFSFLAIVLFVSPYFLLGEHAHMRVHDNLDSNIAWYKVLKNSGELLGSIHAVIPQIINGLPRNAFGTEFSGIVWLHVLLPSIYAYGVSQAITRIVAFIGMYLLLKKYVVQAPDKTWIRIGVSLAFALTPFWPSGMLSTLGMPLALWALLNIRAGERAFVNYAVLTLLPFYSSFVLGFFFFLSAMGIWWLVDVIRYRKWNVRFFFAIVYMTSLYFAIEYRLVHSFLFSKEPTSRDEYFHASLSFWQAIRLTWKNYILGHTHVMTVHGLVIFPISFVALYIVWKKQLWKEEKMFLFLHLLNLSLSTWYAFWFYKGWLPLTERLTFLDKFNFARYHFLRPMIIYVLFAFSLKIMWEQNWRKLVSMALVAQLLVLTVFNEEIAYRNKPSFQQFYAETQFAEIKRYIGMPVHRYRVASIGIHPAIAQYNGFYTLDTYNNFYPLTYKHKFRKIIAKELSKNAVLREYFDEWGGRCYLFVAELGKNYMFKKNTKRKIKRLQLNTDVFYEMGGRYILSALPIENAASNKLVLEKVFHSKQSAWDIYLYKVVRGGIRND; encoded by the coding sequence ATGCCAGTAATCGAGAAGCGACTGCTCTTCTTCTCATTTCTTGCGATTGTGCTGTTTGTATCGCCGTATTTTCTTTTAGGAGAACATGCCCATATGCGTGTGCATGATAACTTAGACTCCAATATCGCGTGGTACAAAGTGCTTAAAAACAGCGGCGAGTTATTGGGATCGATTCATGCGGTTATCCCGCAAATTATTAACGGATTGCCGAGAAATGCGTTTGGCACAGAGTTTAGCGGAATTGTCTGGCTACATGTCCTTTTGCCATCCATTTATGCTTACGGGGTAAGCCAAGCGATTACGCGGATAGTGGCATTTATCGGTATGTATTTATTATTGAAAAAATATGTCGTACAAGCACCGGATAAGACGTGGATTCGCATCGGTGTGTCGCTTGCGTTTGCGCTTACCCCGTTTTGGCCATCCGGCATGCTTAGTACGCTCGGTATGCCGCTAGCGCTATGGGCGCTATTAAACATCCGCGCTGGAGAACGTGCTTTCGTGAACTATGCCGTGCTTACATTATTACCGTTTTATTCTAGCTTCGTGCTCGGCTTTTTCTTTTTTTTAAGCGCTATGGGCATATGGTGGCTCGTCGATGTCATTCGGTACAGAAAGTGGAACGTTCGCTTCTTTTTCGCAATTGTATACATGACATCCCTTTATTTCGCGATTGAATATCGGCTCGTTCATTCGTTTTTATTTTCTAAAGAGCCGACAAGCCGTGATGAATACTTTCATGCCAGTCTTTCCTTTTGGCAGGCGATTCGGTTAACATGGAAAAATTACATCCTCGGTCATACGCACGTCATGACCGTACATGGACTGGTCATTTTTCCAATCTCCTTCGTTGCCTTATATATCGTTTGGAAAAAGCAATTATGGAAAGAAGAAAAAATGTTTTTGTTTCTTCATCTCTTAAATCTTTCCCTTTCGACGTGGTATGCGTTTTGGTTTTATAAAGGTTGGCTTCCGCTAACAGAACGGTTGACGTTTCTCGATAAATTTAATTTCGCTCGTTACCATTTTTTGCGACCGATGATTATTTACGTGCTATTTGCTTTTTCTTTAAAAATTATGTGGGAACAAAACTGGCGGAAGCTCGTTTCAATGGCGTTAGTAGCACAATTGCTTGTACTAACGGTATTCAATGAAGAAATTGCATATCGCAACAAACCGTCGTTTCAACAATTTTATGCAGAAACGCAATTTGCAGAAATCAAACGGTATATTGGAATGCCTGTACACCGTTACCGTGTGGCAAGTATCGGCATTCATCCAGCCATCGCGCAGTATAACGGATTTTATACGCTAGATACATACAATAATTTTTATCCACTTACTTATAAACACAAGTTCCGAAAAATTATCGCAAAAGAACTTTCGAAAAATGCGGTACTGCGAGAATACTTTGATGAATGGGGCGGGAGGTGCTATCTATTTGTCGCTGAATTAGGGAAAAATTATATGTTTAAAAAAAACACGAAAAGAAAAATAAAGCGGTTGCAGTTGAACACAGATGTTTTCTATGAAATGGGCGGACGGTACATTTTATCTGCCCTGCCGATTGAAAACGCAGCGAGCAACAAGTTAGTGTTAGAAAAAGTGTTTCATTCCAAACAATCTGCGTGGGACATTTATTTATACAAAGTCGTACGAGGAGGCATTCGCAATGACTGA
- the trhA gene encoding PAQR family membrane homeostasis protein TrhA yields the protein MAFTHTFTKEEEIVHAITHGVGAVFSIAVLVVLTVFASLHGNAWHVVSATLFGSTMLLLYLSSTIVHALPEGRWKRLFEIFDHSAIYFFIAGTYTPFLFLAMRGAIGWTLFGIVWGLALVGTVFKCFFVDRFLYTSTIIYIIMGWLIVFAWKPLVSGLSLQGVTYLVIGGVLYTIGAVFYVWRGFKFHHAVWHLFVLGGSVAHVFAVFALL from the coding sequence TTGGCTTTTACACATACATTTACGAAAGAAGAAGAAATCGTTCATGCGATTACGCATGGGGTAGGGGCAGTATTTAGCATCGCGGTGCTCGTTGTACTTACCGTTTTTGCTTCACTGCACGGAAACGCTTGGCATGTCGTCAGCGCGACACTATTTGGAAGTACGATGCTTCTCTTATATTTGTCATCGACGATCGTACACGCCTTGCCAGAAGGACGATGGAAACGACTATTTGAAATTTTCGACCATTCGGCGATTTACTTTTTTATTGCAGGCACGTATACGCCGTTTCTGTTTTTAGCGATGAGAGGAGCGATCGGTTGGACATTGTTTGGCATCGTCTGGGGGCTTGCGCTCGTGGGTACAGTATTTAAATGCTTTTTCGTCGATCGGTTTTTATATACATCGACGATTATATATATCATCATGGGGTGGTTGATTGTATTTGCTTGGAAACCGCTCGTTTCCGGTCTTTCACTGCAAGGAGTCACCTATTTAGTCATTGGCGGTGTTTTGTACACCATCGGCGCAGTTTTTTACGTATGGCGAGGGTTTAAATTTCATCATGCCGTTTGGCACTTGTTTGTGTTAGGTGGATCTGTTGCGCATGTTTTTGCGGTGTTTGCATTACTATAA